A genome region from Myripristis murdjan chromosome 16, fMyrMur1.1, whole genome shotgun sequence includes the following:
- the LOC115373611 gene encoding FXYD domain-containing ion transport regulator 6-like produces MELALLVALCSWLAPALASAADDAKDYDSDFIMSNGKNSPGDYESLRIGGLVFAVVLFLMGIALIVSRKCTCSKSDSRSRGPDAESGIPRGQ; encoded by the exons ATGGAACTTGCCTTGCTGGTGGCCCTCTGCTCCTGGCTAGCTCCTGCACTGG cttcagcagcagacGATGCAAAag ATTATGACAGTGATTTCATTAT GAGCAATGGAAAAAATTCACCCGGAG ATTATGAGTCTCTGAGAATCGGTGGCCTGGTGTTTGCAGTTGTGCTGTTCCTCATGGGCATCGCCCTGATCGTCA GCAGAAAATGTACTTGTTCAAAGAGTGACTCAAG GTCCAGGGGTCCTGATGCAGAATCAGGAATTCCCAGAG gcCAGTAG